One region of Tumebacillus amylolyticus genomic DNA includes:
- the pseC gene encoding UDP-4-amino-4,6-dideoxy-N-acetyl-beta-L-altrosamine transaminase, translating into MEKLALLGGTPVRTSVLSYGQQWIEEQDIQAVVDTLKSPFITQGPAIDAFELAVAESCGAKYAVAFTNGTAALHGAAFAAGIGPGDEVITSPITFVASSNCVLYMGGTPVFADIDPRTYNLDPEVVRGKITDRTKALIPVDFTGQPADMEAFRKLADEHGLVLIEDAAHSLGASYQGRKVGTLADMTMFSFHPVKHITTGEGGIIVTDSEEYAEKLRLFRSHGITREPSMLTKPEEGPWYHEMHALGYNYRMTDLQAALGNSQMKRLDEFVARRREIVAAYDQAFAEFDGIVTPFQQEDTNSSWHLYILRFTRDKFTASRKEIFEALRAEGIGVNVHYIPVYTQPYYQALGYEKGLCPHAEALYEEIVTIPLFPKMTSEDIEDVVRAIGKVHAHFYKA; encoded by the coding sequence GTGGAAAAACTCGCCCTGTTAGGCGGCACTCCGGTGCGTACCTCCGTCCTCTCCTACGGCCAGCAATGGATCGAGGAGCAGGACATCCAAGCGGTCGTCGATACGCTGAAAAGTCCGTTTATCACGCAAGGCCCGGCGATTGACGCGTTTGAGCTTGCAGTCGCCGAGTCGTGCGGCGCGAAGTACGCCGTCGCTTTTACAAACGGCACGGCCGCTTTGCACGGGGCTGCGTTTGCAGCGGGCATCGGGCCGGGAGATGAAGTCATCACATCGCCGATCACGTTCGTCGCCTCGTCCAACTGTGTGTTGTACATGGGTGGCACGCCTGTTTTTGCCGACATCGACCCGCGCACGTACAACCTCGATCCGGAAGTCGTGCGCGGCAAGATTACAGATCGCACGAAAGCGTTGATTCCGGTCGACTTCACGGGGCAGCCGGCCGACATGGAAGCGTTCCGCAAACTTGCCGACGAGCACGGTCTCGTGTTGATCGAAGACGCCGCGCATTCGCTGGGCGCTTCGTACCAAGGGCGCAAAGTCGGAACGCTCGCCGACATGACGATGTTCTCGTTCCACCCGGTCAAGCACATCACGACCGGCGAGGGCGGCATCATTGTAACGGACAGCGAGGAGTACGCGGAGAAACTCCGCCTGTTCCGTTCACACGGCATCACTCGCGAACCGTCGATGCTGACCAAGCCGGAGGAAGGTCCGTGGTACCACGAGATGCATGCGCTTGGCTACAACTACCGCATGACCGACTTGCAAGCGGCGCTTGGCAACTCGCAGATGAAGCGTCTCGACGAATTCGTCGCCCGCCGCCGTGAGATCGTCGCGGCGTACGACCAAGCGTTTGCCGAATTCGACGGCATCGTCACGCCGTTCCAGCAGGAAGACACGAACTCGTCGTGGCATCTCTACATCTTGCGCTTCACCCGAGACAAGTTCACGGCGTCGCGCAAGGAAATCTTCGAAGCTCTGCGCGCAGAGGGCATCGGGGTGAACGTCCACTACATCCCGGTCTATACCCAACCGTACTACCAAGCTCTCGGGTATGAAAAAGGTCTCTGCCCGCATGCAGAGGCCCTCTACGAAGAGATCGTCACGATCCCGCTGTTCCCGAAGATGACCTCCGAGGACATCGAAGACGTGGTGCGCGCCATCGGCAAAGTCCACGCACACTTCTACAAAGCCTGA
- the pseG gene encoding UDP-2,4-diacetamido-2,4,6-trideoxy-beta-L-altropyranose hydrolase translates to MSAQPVSIWIRADASVGTGTGHVMRCLTLAHELREKGAHVRFLSRLFPGNLCDFVSDQGFDVVRLPWQESDVEPWLGVTWQEDAQQVLDVLRAEGQPVDWLIVDHYGLDARWERQVRGGVRRLMAIDDTADRPHECDLLLDQNLHEQSEARYRHLVPSSCETLFGPHFALLRPEFRETRKQVSVRQRGIKKILVFFGGTDPTRETEKAVEALASLQPADWTFDVIVGGTNPQRERMEQLVAGTSNAAFYCQVSDMAAKMAAADLSIGAGGSATWERCCLGLPSLQIVVADNQREIAENVARVGASVTLGEAVEVTADRIRAGVERFLTRPETLAEMSRRAMKLVDGEGAARVGERLLACAEREERA, encoded by the coding sequence ATGAGTGCACAACCGGTTTCGATCTGGATTCGTGCCGATGCTTCTGTTGGAACCGGCACGGGGCATGTCATGCGGTGCTTGACGCTGGCTCATGAATTGCGGGAAAAGGGCGCACACGTGCGCTTTCTCTCGCGGCTGTTCCCGGGGAACCTCTGTGATTTCGTGTCTGACCAAGGCTTCGACGTCGTGCGCCTGCCTTGGCAGGAATCGGACGTGGAGCCATGGTTGGGCGTGACGTGGCAAGAAGATGCGCAGCAGGTTCTGGACGTGCTTCGTGCAGAGGGACAACCCGTCGATTGGCTGATCGTCGATCACTACGGATTGGATGCGCGGTGGGAACGGCAGGTGCGCGGAGGTGTCCGCCGGCTTATGGCGATCGACGACACGGCCGACCGTCCGCACGAGTGCGATCTGCTGCTGGATCAGAATTTGCATGAGCAGTCGGAGGCGCGATATCGCCACCTCGTGCCTTCGTCCTGCGAGACGCTGTTCGGCCCGCACTTTGCGCTGTTGCGGCCGGAGTTTCGAGAGACGCGCAAGCAAGTTTCGGTTCGACAACGAGGCATCAAAAAAATCTTGGTCTTCTTCGGAGGCACCGATCCGACGCGAGAAACGGAGAAAGCCGTAGAAGCGTTGGCGAGTTTGCAGCCTGCCGATTGGACGTTCGATGTCATTGTCGGCGGGACCAACCCGCAACGGGAACGAATGGAGCAACTCGTAGCGGGGACGTCAAACGCCGCTTTTTATTGCCAAGTTTCCGATATGGCGGCGAAGATGGCCGCGGCCGACCTCTCGATTGGAGCGGGCGGTTCGGCGACATGGGAGCGTTGCTGCCTGGGCTTGCCGTCCCTGCAGATCGTCGTCGCGGACAACCAGCGTGAAATCGCGGAGAATGTCGCACGCGTCGGAGCGAGCGTTACTCTCGGGGAAGCGGTTGAGGTAACGGCAGATCGAATCCGAGCAGGAGTCGAGCGCTTTTTGACCCGGCCGGAGACGTTGGCGGAAATGTCCCGACGCGCCATGAAACTGGTTGATGGAGAAGGGGCCGCACGAGTTGGAGAGCGCTTGCTTGCATGTGCAGAAAGGGAGGAACGGGCATGA
- a CDS encoding flagellar protein FlaG, which produces MQVSRTPQAITSPETDQRGKEPVAQPQTVSEPPLIPSNASKSKAEQIEASFNRIQKQLQDMQDTKVQMDYDKDLDRVIVKYSSRTTGEMIHQIPSEQFVEFEKEFVKSVGLLFDKKV; this is translated from the coding sequence GTGCAAGTATCCAGAACTCCGCAAGCCATCACATCGCCTGAGACAGACCAGAGAGGCAAGGAACCGGTCGCACAACCGCAGACGGTTTCCGAACCTCCACTTATCCCGTCGAATGCGTCAAAGTCCAAGGCCGAGCAGATTGAAGCCAGTTTCAACCGCATTCAGAAACAACTTCAAGACATGCAGGACACCAAGGTTCAGATGGACTATGACAAAGACCTGGATCGAGTCATCGTCAAGTACTCCAGCAGGACCACGGGTGAAATGATTCACCAGATTCCTTCCGAGCAGTTTGTAGAATTTGAGAAGGAATTCGTCAAGTCTGTCGGTTTGCTTTTCGACAAGAAAGTCTGA
- a CDS encoding metallophosphoesterase family protein codes for MRETIRLLQAGDLHIGTAFSGSGFGVEKARRRRREVLGTFRLLCEAALTHRVDALLLTGDLFEAEWVTEAEVAEVRHLLGTLRLPVLITPGNHDALLEGSPYSWGEWPDNVHLFGPQVEAKHLPELGLTVHGYGYGQKWVRENPMQDYRVPEDEHLHVVMIHGSYDSPQGTPYWPITRDELLSLGADYVALGHYHQPQVLLDSGGLMQAAYAGSLEPLGYDETGEHGAFLLQLQRGGARVEWLPVAQRAYRRIEVDLDGCTNLLDVADHIRAVVPESSRGRDLIEAVLNGAIDPALHLDLQDLAERLQNLVFHLRLTDRTHPDLDGDAYAPSSAGGRYVAKIRERLSAETDEEKRRVLERALVIGLNAYERGKVVNS; via the coding sequence ATGCGTGAGACGATCAGGCTGTTGCAGGCGGGAGATCTACATATCGGAACGGCTTTCTCCGGCAGTGGGTTTGGCGTGGAGAAAGCCAGACGTCGCCGACGGGAAGTGTTGGGCACATTTCGCCTGTTGTGTGAAGCGGCGCTGACCCATCGGGTCGATGCGTTGTTGTTGACGGGAGACCTGTTCGAAGCAGAGTGGGTGACGGAAGCGGAAGTCGCAGAAGTGCGGCACTTGCTCGGCACACTGCGTCTGCCGGTGCTGATTACGCCCGGCAACCACGACGCGCTGCTTGAAGGGAGCCCCTACTCGTGGGGCGAATGGCCGGACAACGTCCACCTCTTCGGCCCGCAAGTGGAAGCCAAGCACCTGCCGGAACTCGGCTTGACCGTACACGGCTACGGCTATGGTCAGAAGTGGGTGCGCGAGAATCCGATGCAGGACTATCGCGTGCCGGAGGATGAGCATCTGCACGTCGTCATGATTCACGGCTCCTACGATTCACCGCAGGGCACCCCCTATTGGCCGATCACCCGAGACGAACTACTGTCATTGGGAGCCGATTACGTCGCTCTCGGCCATTACCACCAACCGCAAGTCCTGCTCGATTCCGGAGGTCTCATGCAAGCCGCCTACGCGGGTTCTCTGGAACCGCTTGGCTATGACGAAACGGGAGAGCACGGCGCGTTTCTGCTCCAATTGCAACGGGGCGGGGCGCGGGTGGAATGGTTGCCTGTCGCCCAGCGCGCGTACCGCCGCATCGAAGTGGATCTCGACGGATGCACGAATTTACTGGACGTCGCAGACCACATTCGTGCTGTCGTTCCCGAAAGTTCGCGGGGACGCGATTTGATCGAAGCCGTCTTGAACGGTGCGATCGACCCGGCGTTGCACCTCGATTTGCAAGACCTCGCCGAACGATTGCAGAACCTCGTGTTCCACTTGCGCTTGACCGACCGCACCCATCCCGATCTCGACGGCGACGCGTATGCGCCGAGCTCGGCTGGAGGCCGGTACGTGGCAAAGATTCGCGAGCGCCTGAGCGCGGAGACGGACGAGGAAAAACGTCGCGTGCTGGAACGCGCGCTGGTGATCGGACTGAATGCGTATGAACGCGGCAAGGTGGTGAACTCATGA
- a CDS encoding formyltransferase family protein has product MKILLLGPERPEFVAYLRAKGDDVHVTEAPLHGTSELLEGVDFLISYGYRHILRADVLDRFPKRAINLHISLLPWNRGADPNLWSFLEDSPKGVTIHELDPGIDTGGILAQQEVGYEHDDTLASSYARLTSAIQELFFREWPGIRNGETQARLQVQGGSFHLVKHKQPYEHLLTAGWNTPVRDLIGKALTNPQGV; this is encoded by the coding sequence ATGAAAATTCTCTTGCTCGGGCCGGAACGACCGGAGTTTGTGGCGTATCTGCGCGCAAAGGGCGATGACGTTCATGTAACGGAAGCGCCGCTCCACGGTACGTCTGAGCTCTTGGAGGGCGTGGATTTTCTCATCAGTTACGGGTATCGCCATATCTTGCGTGCAGATGTGCTCGACCGGTTTCCGAAGCGGGCGATCAATTTGCACATCTCCCTGTTGCCGTGGAACCGCGGCGCGGACCCGAACTTGTGGAGTTTTTTGGAGGATAGCCCGAAGGGCGTCACGATTCATGAGTTGGACCCGGGGATCGACACGGGCGGCATTCTCGCGCAACAGGAAGTCGGCTATGAGCACGACGACACGCTGGCTTCGAGTTACGCCCGACTGACGAGCGCGATCCAAGAGTTGTTCTTCCGCGAGTGGCCGGGGATCCGCAACGGAGAGACGCAAGCACGCCTGCAAGTACAGGGTGGAAGTTTCCATCTCGTCAAACACAAACAGCCGTACGAACATCTCCTGACCGCGGGCTGGAACACTCCGGTCCGCGATTTGATCGGGAAGGCGCTTACGAATCCGCAGGGGGTGTAG
- the fliS gene encoding flagellar export chaperone FliS: MSMNAATYQKSYNNAQVMTAPPGELTLMLYNGAIKFLKIAKTAMEAKKIADTNHNIQRAQDIISELMCTLNMDVEISKNLMALYEFMNNHLLQANIQKDPNLVQEVLDLVEDLRNTWVEVIKTTRLQTAKAANGMA; the protein is encoded by the coding sequence ATGTCTATGAACGCCGCTACCTATCAGAAATCCTACAACAACGCCCAGGTAATGACCGCCCCACCTGGTGAACTCACCCTCATGCTTTACAACGGAGCCATCAAGTTTCTGAAAATCGCCAAGACCGCTATGGAAGCGAAAAAGATCGCAGACACCAACCACAACATCCAGCGCGCGCAAGACATTATCTCCGAGTTGATGTGTACGCTGAACATGGATGTGGAGATTTCCAAGAACCTGATGGCGCTCTATGAATTCATGAACAACCATCTCTTGCAAGCGAACATCCAAAAAGACCCGAACCTCGTCCAGGAAGTTCTCGACCTCGTCGAAGACCTGCGCAACACCTGGGTTGAAGTCATCAAGACCACCCGCCTCCAAACCGCCAAAGCGGCAAACGGGATGGCCTAG
- a CDS encoding cytidylyltransferase domain-containing protein yields the protein MTKKVVIMQARMGSTRLPGKVLKTLHGKSVLAHGIERCLAMKHADVVVIATTDGPEDDLIVQEAERLGVPCFRGSERDVLSRYYGAARAHGADVVIRVTSDCPLLDHAVADDVVERFLAGVSYDYLSNTLERSFPRGLDTEVFTMEALATTMQEAEQEFEREHVTPFLYRNSERFHVGSYAWSQDLSRYRWTLDTQEDWELISAVYDRLYEGKLFGWREVLALMEREPELTAINAHVEQKKLGE from the coding sequence ATGACAAAAAAAGTCGTGATCATGCAAGCACGGATGGGTTCTACGCGCTTGCCCGGCAAAGTTTTAAAGACCTTGCACGGTAAAAGTGTGTTGGCACACGGCATTGAGCGTTGCCTGGCCATGAAGCATGCAGACGTGGTGGTCATCGCCACGACAGACGGCCCGGAGGACGACTTGATCGTGCAAGAAGCAGAGCGTTTGGGCGTTCCGTGCTTTCGGGGCAGTGAGCGCGATGTGCTCAGCCGCTACTACGGAGCGGCTCGTGCGCACGGGGCGGATGTCGTCATTCGCGTGACATCCGACTGCCCGTTGCTCGATCACGCCGTCGCGGACGATGTGGTGGAGCGTTTTCTCGCAGGTGTTTCCTATGACTATCTGAGCAACACGTTGGAGCGGAGTTTCCCGCGAGGATTGGATACGGAAGTATTTACGATGGAAGCCTTGGCAACGACGATGCAAGAAGCGGAGCAGGAGTTTGAGCGTGAACATGTCACGCCGTTTCTCTATCGAAATTCGGAGCGCTTCCATGTCGGGTCCTATGCGTGGAGCCAGGATCTCTCGCGCTACCGGTGGACGCTGGACACGCAAGAAGATTGGGAGTTGATCTCTGCCGTGTACGACCGCCTCTATGAAGGCAAGTTGTTCGGTTGGCGGGAGGTTTTGGCGTTGATGGAGCGGGAGCCGGAACTGACAGCGATCAATGCGCATGTGGAGCAGAAAAAGTTAGGGGAGTAA
- the pseI gene encoding pseudaminic acid synthase: MTQQAIQLGHLQVGPGHRPFVIAEMSGNHNQSLERALEIVEAAAKAGAHALKIQTYTPDTMTLDLAEGEFFIEDPNSLWKGRSLYELYGEAYTPWEWHKPIFDRCRELGMIGISTPFDHTSVDFLESLDVPFYKIASFENTDHALLRKVAATGKPMIISTGMASVADLDKTVRVCREAGCQDLILLKCTSTYPATAENTNILTIPHMRDLFDVQVGLSDHTMGVGVAVASVALGATVVEKHFTLRRADGGVDSAFSLEPEELASLVVETERAWQALGQVSYGATEKEKASMRFRRSLYITADLQAGDILTAENLRAIRPGFGLAPEHYDLFLGKKVNQDVKRGTPLSWDLI; this comes from the coding sequence ATGACACAACAAGCCATCCAGTTGGGGCATCTGCAAGTCGGGCCGGGTCACCGTCCCTTTGTGATCGCCGAGATGTCCGGCAACCACAACCAATCGTTGGAGCGCGCGCTGGAGATCGTCGAAGCGGCGGCAAAAGCGGGCGCACACGCCCTGAAGATTCAAACGTACACACCGGACACGATGACGCTCGATTTGGCAGAGGGCGAATTTTTCATCGAGGACCCGAATTCTCTCTGGAAGGGTCGTTCGCTGTACGAGCTCTACGGAGAAGCCTACACGCCGTGGGAGTGGCACAAGCCGATCTTCGACCGCTGTCGGGAATTGGGCATGATCGGGATCTCGACCCCGTTCGATCACACGTCGGTCGATTTTCTTGAATCGCTCGACGTGCCGTTCTACAAGATCGCTTCATTTGAAAACACCGACCACGCACTGCTGCGCAAGGTCGCTGCAACGGGCAAGCCGATGATCATCTCCACGGGGATGGCGAGCGTTGCCGATTTGGATAAAACGGTGCGCGTGTGCCGCGAAGCCGGTTGCCAAGATCTCATCTTGCTCAAATGCACGTCGACGTACCCGGCAACGGCGGAGAACACCAACATCTTGACGATCCCGCACATGCGCGACCTGTTCGATGTGCAAGTCGGCTTGTCCGACCACACGATGGGTGTCGGCGTGGCAGTCGCCAGCGTAGCGCTTGGCGCAACCGTCGTCGAAAAGCACTTCACGCTCCGACGAGCAGACGGCGGCGTCGACTCGGCGTTTTCCTTGGAGCCGGAGGAGTTGGCAAGTCTCGTCGTGGAAACCGAGCGCGCTTGGCAAGCGCTTGGGCAGGTCTCGTACGGTGCCACGGAGAAGGAGAAAGCGTCCATGCGCTTCCGCCGCTCTCTGTACATCACCGCTGATCTGCAAGCCGGAGACATCTTGACGGCGGAGAACCTGCGGGCCATCCGTCCCGGTTTCGGTCTCGCCCCGGAGCATTACGACCTGTTCCTTGGCAAAAAAGTAAACCAAGACGTCAAGCGCGGCACGCCGCTGAGCTGGGACTTGATCTAA
- the fliD gene encoding flagellar filament capping protein FliD: MPTRINGLGTSGLDTDTLVKQLMQAKRIPIDKMVQKKTQLEWKRDAYRDMNTVLSGFQTAVDKLNLQSTLLLKKATSSDETKVSATASSGSINGTYNLVVKQVAKAAQVSSTSTLGISSNVSQSLTATGTSFDLTGELGTQTINIAAGSTIGSTVQQINAVSSQTGVKAVYDQAIDKFTLVSTSTGAASKIQLKENDGQNFLSGTLKLAVTNDPVANPGSIDQTAVVTGQDAIVNLNNGGDNNVRTNNFTLNNITFNIKADPASFGVAQYNVSLSVDTDVDGMYNNIKTFVDKYNEVMDKVGDKLAEPVNRDYLPLTDTQKADMKDADIASWTAKAKSGLLRRDDVLAPALDSFRSLATDSVGTISDPNYSSLSAIGIGGPTVTGMNNFQYTDKHLYIDETKLKAALTADPDSVVKLFTDYSASDYDSKGVMTNSKNEGIASRLSYAVKNALRSVGDRMSTSPSLSPLTKQINDYNTTISEQTSKLSTYEQQYYSQFASLETMLTKMQTQGSWLMSQLGN; this comes from the coding sequence ATGCCGACTCGAATCAATGGATTAGGAACCTCCGGCCTTGACACAGATACACTGGTCAAACAATTGATGCAAGCCAAGCGTATTCCGATTGATAAAATGGTTCAAAAGAAAACGCAACTCGAATGGAAGCGAGACGCGTACCGTGATATGAACACCGTATTGTCCGGGTTCCAAACGGCCGTCGATAAACTCAATCTGCAATCGACTCTTCTTTTGAAAAAAGCCACCTCCAGCGACGAGACGAAAGTCAGCGCCACCGCGAGCTCGGGATCGATCAACGGTACCTATAACCTCGTCGTCAAACAAGTGGCGAAGGCGGCGCAAGTGAGCAGCACGTCGACACTCGGGATTTCATCGAATGTGAGCCAAAGCCTCACCGCGACAGGGACCAGTTTTGACCTGACCGGCGAATTGGGCACGCAGACGATCAACATCGCTGCGGGGAGTACCATCGGGTCGACTGTGCAACAGATCAACGCAGTCTCTTCTCAGACAGGTGTGAAAGCGGTCTATGACCAAGCGATTGACAAATTCACCCTGGTTTCGACCAGCACGGGTGCGGCGTCCAAGATCCAATTGAAAGAGAATGACGGTCAGAATTTCCTCTCCGGAACACTCAAACTTGCGGTCACCAACGACCCGGTCGCAAACCCCGGTTCCATTGACCAAACGGCCGTCGTCACGGGGCAAGACGCCATCGTCAACTTGAACAATGGTGGAGACAACAACGTGCGGACCAATAACTTTACGTTGAACAACATCACCTTCAACATCAAGGCCGACCCGGCCTCGTTTGGGGTGGCGCAATACAATGTGAGCTTGAGCGTCGATACGGACGTCGATGGCATGTACAACAACATCAAGACTTTCGTAGATAAGTACAACGAAGTCATGGACAAAGTCGGGGACAAGCTCGCGGAACCGGTGAACCGCGACTACCTGCCGCTGACTGATACGCAGAAGGCAGACATGAAGGATGCTGATATTGCAAGCTGGACCGCAAAAGCGAAGTCCGGGTTGTTGCGCCGAGATGATGTTCTCGCACCGGCTCTGGATTCGTTCCGTTCACTGGCGACAGATTCGGTGGGGACCATTTCCGACCCGAACTACAGCTCGCTGTCTGCCATCGGCATCGGTGGTCCGACTGTCACGGGCATGAACAACTTCCAATACACCGACAAGCATCTGTACATTGATGAGACCAAGCTGAAAGCGGCGCTGACCGCCGATCCGGATTCGGTCGTCAAACTGTTCACCGACTACAGCGCCAGCGACTACGATTCCAAGGGCGTTATGACCAACTCGAAAAATGAAGGGATTGCATCCCGTCTTTCCTACGCGGTCAAAAACGCACTCCGGTCGGTCGGCGATCGCATGAGCACAAGTCCGTCGCTCAGCCCCTTAACCAAGCAGATCAACGACTATAACACGACGATTTCCGAGCAAACGTCTAAACTCAGTACGTACGAACAGCAATACTACTCGCAATTTGCGTCTCTGGAAACCATGCTGACCAAGATGCAAACGCAGGGCAGTTGGCTGATGTCTCAATTGGGTAATTAA
- a CDS encoding dTDP-glucose 4,6-dehydratase, which yields MNVFLTGGAGFIGRWVAKRLLNDGHNLWILDDLSNGRKENLDEFEGHPNFKKFVVGDIKNEATLAELFEEGQFDLCYHLGASINVQDSIDDPRTTFNNDTVGTFYVMEQARKHNVKVVFMSTCMVYERSLDESGITESHPTKPASPYAGAKIGAENMVLSYFHSYDLPVVVVRPFNTYGPFQKTGGEGGVVAIFVRNQLKGLPLKIYGEGTQTRDLLFVEDCARFVVEAGYTDAVNGEIVNAGLGRDIAVNDLAELISGGTVEIQHAEHIHPQAEIQKLLCNYDKAKRLMGWEPKVSLEEGIERTREWIKTSHLM from the coding sequence ATGAACGTATTTCTGACCGGCGGCGCCGGATTTATCGGTCGTTGGGTGGCGAAACGCCTCTTGAACGACGGCCATAACCTGTGGATTCTCGACGACCTCTCGAACGGTCGCAAGGAAAACCTCGACGAGTTCGAAGGGCACCCGAACTTCAAAAAATTCGTCGTCGGCGATATCAAAAACGAAGCGACGCTCGCGGAGCTTTTTGAAGAAGGGCAGTTCGACCTCTGCTACCACCTCGGAGCTTCGATCAACGTGCAAGACTCGATCGACGACCCGCGCACCACGTTCAACAACGACACCGTGGGCACGTTCTACGTCATGGAACAAGCGCGCAAACACAACGTCAAAGTCGTGTTCATGAGCACCTGCATGGTCTATGAGCGTTCCTTGGACGAATCGGGCATCACCGAATCGCACCCGACCAAACCGGCGTCCCCGTACGCAGGTGCCAAGATCGGCGCGGAGAACATGGTGCTCTCCTATTTCCACTCCTACGACTTGCCGGTCGTCGTCGTGCGTCCGTTCAACACCTACGGCCCGTTCCAGAAAACCGGGGGCGAGGGCGGTGTCGTGGCGATCTTCGTCCGCAACCAACTGAAAGGCTTGCCGCTGAAAATCTACGGCGAAGGCACGCAGACCCGCGACCTGCTGTTCGTAGAAGACTGCGCGCGCTTCGTTGTAGAAGCCGGCTACACAGACGCGGTCAACGGTGAAATCGTCAACGCAGGTCTTGGTCGCGACATCGCGGTCAACGACCTCGCCGAACTGATCTCCGGCGGCACCGTCGAGATTCAGCACGCCGAGCACATCCACCCGCAAGCTGAAATTCAGAAGCTCCTCTGCAACTACGACAAAGCGAAACGCCTGATGGGCTGGGAGCCCAAAGTCTCGCTTGAGGAAGGCATCGAACGCACCCGCGAATGGATCAAAACCAGCCACCTCATGTAA